In Pseudobacter ginsenosidimutans, the following are encoded in one genomic region:
- a CDS encoding helix-turn-helix transcriptional regulator encodes MKRIFVLLAGLCCISCLYPQAPATEAILEAFENRSRQHLLHENEAYALTSFSPAYLFDTLLPAAEARYKKHPDTWLQVHLLRLRANAASNHRNLNNNIGIRPESVTLTEEAIRLCHLEGNDLLLAETYFDMAELFNLYARHEEYITMLTKAFEIADREGHDYFPGILLYHKLAGMCKAAFHINSYRESIHYGNRALAMLGALKRPPDLHTEIFVYDLVGFSYKMLHQADSSIFYYRRINELLKGRDTSTVFYKLWSAIANGNIGENLSAQGNAIAADPLLEQWERAGIGFGDSANISLARKAQAANYFRKGEYDKALQCWLFVFEWSKKEKHFTNAAAAAEGIASVYRRKGHVDDAFFYFRQSQVYNDSLTAFNNRSGLQAVQAKVKLENLQQSLANSKALLKVEKRSKQFLLAGIVLLAVIATLLYNRQRLKAQNRLQRLAQQKREAELDARKTKEEIENFVRHIKEKNDLIDSLRDKLSSDTALKARQDILEGLSEYTLITDHEWEQFKTGFAKTYPSFFPAMAARLNQVTPAEERLATLIFLGFNNLQIANTLGIGRESVTRARYRLKQRLSLSKTEELEELIAKW; translated from the coding sequence ATGAAAAGAATTTTCGTTTTACTCGCTGGCTTATGCTGCATTTCCTGTCTGTACCCCCAGGCCCCTGCCACAGAGGCCATACTGGAGGCATTTGAGAACAGGAGCCGGCAGCACTTGTTGCACGAAAATGAGGCTTATGCCCTCACCAGTTTTTCCCCTGCATATCTTTTCGATACATTGTTGCCGGCAGCAGAAGCGCGGTATAAAAAACATCCTGATACGTGGCTGCAGGTGCATCTTCTGCGTTTGCGGGCCAATGCCGCTTCCAATCACCGGAACCTCAACAATAATATCGGCATCAGGCCGGAGTCGGTCACCCTCACGGAAGAAGCCATCCGTCTCTGTCATTTGGAAGGGAATGATCTGTTGCTGGCTGAGACTTATTTCGATATGGCTGAATTGTTCAATCTCTATGCGCGGCATGAAGAATATATCACCATGCTTACGAAAGCTTTCGAGATTGCGGACAGGGAGGGACATGATTATTTTCCCGGCATCCTGTTGTATCATAAGCTGGCCGGCATGTGCAAGGCTGCATTCCATATCAACAGCTACAGGGAAAGTATCCATTATGGTAACCGGGCCCTTGCGATGCTGGGCGCATTGAAAAGGCCTCCCGATCTTCACACTGAAATTTTCGTGTATGACCTGGTAGGCTTCAGTTATAAAATGTTGCACCAGGCTGATAGTTCCATTTTCTATTATCGACGTATTAATGAGCTGTTGAAAGGCAGGGACACCAGTACAGTTTTCTACAAGTTATGGAGCGCAATCGCTAATGGAAATATCGGCGAGAACCTGTCGGCGCAGGGAAATGCAATTGCTGCGGATCCCCTGCTGGAGCAATGGGAGCGTGCGGGGATTGGCTTCGGTGATTCCGCCAACATTTCGCTGGCGAGAAAGGCGCAGGCTGCCAATTATTTCAGGAAAGGTGAATACGACAAGGCCCTGCAATGCTGGCTCTTTGTTTTCGAATGGAGCAAAAAGGAGAAACATTTCACCAATGCTGCGGCTGCCGCAGAAGGGATTGCTTCTGTCTATCGGCGGAAGGGCCATGTGGATGATGCATTTTTCTATTTCCGGCAATCACAGGTTTATAATGATAGTCTAACTGCTTTCAACAACCGCTCCGGCCTGCAGGCTGTTCAGGCAAAGGTGAAGCTGGAGAACCTGCAGCAATCACTGGCGAACTCGAAGGCCCTGCTGAAAGTGGAAAAGAGGAGTAAGCAGTTCCTGCTGGCGGGTATCGTGCTGTTGGCCGTAATTGCCACGTTACTGTATAACCGCCAGAGGCTGAAGGCGCAGAACCGTTTACAAAGATTGGCCCAGCAGAAGCGGGAAGCAGAACTGGATGCCAGGAAAACGAAGGAGGAGATCGAGAATTTCGTACGCCATATCAAAGAGAAGAATGATCTTATCGATTCACTTCGTGATAAATTATCGTCGGATACAGCCCTGAAAGCAAGGCAGGATATCCTGGAAGGATTATCTGAATATACCCTGATCACAGATCATGAGTGGGAACAATTTAAAACGGGTTTCGCCAAAACATATCCATCTTTCTTTCCCGCCATGGCTGCCCGATTGAACCAGGTAACGCCGGCGGAAGAGCGGTTGGCTACGCTGATTTTTCTCGGTTTCAACAATCTTCAGATCGCAAACACGCTTGGTATCGGCCGTGAAAGTGTTACAAGGGCCAGGTACCGCTTGAAGCAAAGGCTTAGTCTCTCCAAAACCGAGGAACTGGAAGAGTTGATCGCAAAATGGTGA